Proteins from a single region of Juglans microcarpa x Juglans regia isolate MS1-56 chromosome 5S, Jm3101_v1.0, whole genome shotgun sequence:
- the LOC121267536 gene encoding uncharacterized protein LOC121267536 isoform X3 codes for MEMDDMGLVELFGYDKLERELILSQNNLSSTSPEYCALYDFRDEMTPEEDYSYSEQVLKSDGFDVSDIPGVNCLNQILPCNIDYNYDEYKRYSQLAIDEYNRRFKDANAELEFVKVLKAMGQASRGIRYYITFMAKDLGDGGEIKTYQAVVLDGIDSVTAKSFRLKPPEDERDETCCI; via the exons ATGGAGATGGACGACATGGGTCTTGTGGAATTGTTTGGTTACGACAAGCTGGAAAGAGAATTAATCCTCAGCCAAAATAATTTGTCTTCAACTTCGCCGGAATATTGCGCGCTATATGATTTCCGTGATGAGATGACACCAGAGGAAGATTACTCCTACAGTGAACAAGTTTTGAAGAGTGAC GGCTTTGATGTTTCTGACATCCCTGGCGTCAATTGTCTCAACCAAATTCTACCATGCAATATAGACTACAATTATGATGAGTATAAACGGTATTCGCAGCTCGCAATAGACGAATACAATCGTCGgttcaag GATGCCAATGCAGAGTTGGAGTTTGTTAAGGTCTTGAAGGCAATGGGTCAGGCTTCCAGGGGAATCAGGTATTATATAACCTTCATGGCCAAGGATCTTGGCGATGGAGGCGAGATTAAGACGTATCAAGCTGTGGTATTAGATGGTATAGACTCTGTGACAGCGAAATCCTTTAGGCTAAAGCCCCCCGAGGATGAGCGAG
- the LOC121267536 gene encoding uncharacterized protein LOC121267536 isoform X1: protein MEMDDMGLVELFGYDKLERELILSQNNLSSTSPEYCALYDFRDEMTPEEDYSYSEQVLKSDGFDVSDIPGVNCLNQILPCNIDYNYDEYKRYSQLAIDEYNRRFKDANAELEFVKVLKAMGQASRGIRYYITFMAKDLGDGGEIKTYQAVVLDGIDSVTAKSFRLKPPEDERENQRLVRMKLILMCNLHDIEVMGKKDSFLAK, encoded by the exons ATGGAGATGGACGACATGGGTCTTGTGGAATTGTTTGGTTACGACAAGCTGGAAAGAGAATTAATCCTCAGCCAAAATAATTTGTCTTCAACTTCGCCGGAATATTGCGCGCTATATGATTTCCGTGATGAGATGACACCAGAGGAAGATTACTCCTACAGTGAACAAGTTTTGAAGAGTGAC GGCTTTGATGTTTCTGACATCCCTGGCGTCAATTGTCTCAACCAAATTCTACCATGCAATATAGACTACAATTATGATGAGTATAAACGGTATTCGCAGCTCGCAATAGACGAATACAATCGTCGgttcaag GATGCCAATGCAGAGTTGGAGTTTGTTAAGGTCTTGAAGGCAATGGGTCAGGCTTCCAGGGGAATCAGGTATTATATAACCTTCATGGCCAAGGATCTTGGCGATGGAGGCGAGATTAAGACGTATCAAGCTGTGGTATTAGATGGTATAGACTCTGTGACAGCGAAATCCTTTAGGCTAAAGCCCCCCGAGGATGAGCGAG AAAACCAAAGACTCGTTAGGATGAAATTGATACTCATGTGCAATCTCCATGATATTGAAGTGATGGGTAAGAAAGATTCTTTTCTGGCAAAGTGA
- the LOC121267536 gene encoding uncharacterized protein LOC121267536 isoform X2, with the protein MEMDDMGLVELFGYDKLERELILSQNNLSSTSPEYCALYDFRDEMTPEEDYSYSEQVLKSDGFDVSDIPGVNCLNQILPCNIDYNYDEYKRYSQLAIDEYNRRFKDANAELEFVKVLKAMGQASRGIRYYITFMAKDLGDGGEIKTYQAVVLDGIDSVTAKSFRLKPPEDERESGSHGRQWFWENHL; encoded by the exons ATGGAGATGGACGACATGGGTCTTGTGGAATTGTTTGGTTACGACAAGCTGGAAAGAGAATTAATCCTCAGCCAAAATAATTTGTCTTCAACTTCGCCGGAATATTGCGCGCTATATGATTTCCGTGATGAGATGACACCAGAGGAAGATTACTCCTACAGTGAACAAGTTTTGAAGAGTGAC GGCTTTGATGTTTCTGACATCCCTGGCGTCAATTGTCTCAACCAAATTCTACCATGCAATATAGACTACAATTATGATGAGTATAAACGGTATTCGCAGCTCGCAATAGACGAATACAATCGTCGgttcaag GATGCCAATGCAGAGTTGGAGTTTGTTAAGGTCTTGAAGGCAATGGGTCAGGCTTCCAGGGGAATCAGGTATTATATAACCTTCATGGCCAAGGATCTTGGCGATGGAGGCGAGATTAAGACGTATCAAGCTGTGGTATTAGATGGTATAGACTCTGTGACAGCGAAATCCTTTAGGCTAAAGCCCCCCGAGGATGAGCGAG